A genomic segment from Gorilla gorilla gorilla isolate KB3781 chromosome 3, NHGRI_mGorGor1-v2.1_pri, whole genome shotgun sequence encodes:
- the LOC134758387 gene encoding protein FRG2-like-1, giving the protein MGKGNEDPDLHCSSIQCSTDQPPFQQISFSEKGSDEKKPFKEKGKTAFSHSSEKHIQRQAGSEPNPNKENSKETKLKAGNSTAGSEPESSSYRENCRKRKISSKDSCQDTAGNCPEKECSLSLNKKSRSSTAVHNSEIQETCDAHHRGRSRACTGRSKQHRSRALGVQTPSIRKSLVTSVRAMSEAVYQDLTQVWAQQIHSPLTCEQLTLLTRLRGPLCAQVQTLYSMATQAAYVFPAESWLVPATLPGPRDSALDREAHPFPGQEITETVSGSDEAKL; this is encoded by the exons AtgggaaagggaaatgaagacCCCGATCTCCACTGCTCCTCCATCCAGTGCTCCACTGACCAGCCCCCTTTCCAACAGATCTCCTTTTCAGAAAAGGGCTCAGATGAGAAGAAACCATTCAAAGAAAAAGGCAAGACCGCCTTCTCCCATTCCAGTGAGAAGCACATACAAAGGCAAG CAGGATCGGAGCCCAATCCAAACAAGGAGAATTCTAAGGAAACCAAGCTCAAGGCCGGGAACAGCACTGCTGGATCAG AACCAGAGTCCAGCTCATATCGGGAAaactgcaggaaaagaaaaatcagttccAAGGACAGCTGCCAAGACACAGCAG GGAACTGTCCAGAAAAGGAGTGCAGCTTGTCGTTGAATAAAAAATCAAGATCCTCCACTGCTGTGCACAACAGTGAAATCCAGGAGACCTGTGATGCCCACCATAGGGGACGTTCCAGAGCTTGCACTGGGCGCAGCAAGCAACATAGGTCTCGGGCCCTGGGAGTCCAAACACCGTCAATTCGAAAAAGCTTGGTGACCTCTGTGCGAGCTATGTCAGAGGCTGTTTATCAAGACCTAACCCAGGTGTGGGCACAGCAGATCCATTCTCCACTGACCTGTGAGCAGCTGACACTGCTCACTCGGCTCCGGGGGCCTCTGTGTGCCCAGGTGCAGACCTTGTATTCCATGGCCACCCAGGCAGCTTATGTCTTCCCTGCTGAGAGCTGGCTTGTCCCAGCCACATTGCCTGGTCCTAGGGATTCAGCCCTGGATAGAGAAGCCCATCCTTTCCCTGGGCAGGAGATAACTGAGACTGTCAGTGGATCAGATGAGGCTAAGCTGTGA